In Campylobacter sp. 2014D-0216, the following proteins share a genomic window:
- a CDS encoding AAA family ATPase, producing the protein MKYKELIDSFIPNARHLSFINHHEFITCEHLLFALVKLSNDFKNLLEEIGDGDLQGFENELKNYLAKNNEILKKEIEPTFSVILESILHKLNAKNQNTVIDFIIALCKEEKAYSYNILKKHFIEEEKIHELLQSAEFENLKAHTIELVELAKNGKIDPVIGRKFELERMMQILSRRKKNNPILVGEPGVGKSAVIDGLALAIAEEKVPKHLKNSKIYSLDMASLLSGTKYRGDFEKRLKDIIKELENIPNAILFIDEIHTIVGTGASNESHADMSNLLKPALSNGNIKCIGATTFIEYKNTFDKNKALSRRFAKIDIDEPSEAECFLILQGLRTKYENFHKIKISDEILQTSIKLAKQFLHDKFLPDSAIDLIDELGASFALEDKKSKKIVKTKDLENTLARMTHSHKIYESDQGKILKNLESNLKQNIFGQDEAIKALCSILKQSYAGLKGKNTPKGVFLFTGSSGVGKTKLAKNLAQILNLNLERFDMSEYSQKHDVSKLIGTSAGYVGYEDGGLLSNSIRKNPFSVVLFDEIEKAHPDLTNTFLQIFDNASLTDNSGLKADFKNAIIIMTSNLGLKENNELGFLSSDKEKSNKAIKDFFAPEFINRIDKIIHFNDLNQTILEQIVQKELDLMAQNLNNTTIQADKNVKEFLAKKTNNKEFGVRLLKRIIAEELGERLSDEILFGRLKNGGVLKLKLTKNEKIDFVF; encoded by the coding sequence ATGAAATATAAAGAATTAATTGATTCATTTATACCCAATGCAAGACATTTAAGCTTTATCAATCACCATGAATTTATCACTTGCGAACACTTACTTTTTGCTTTGGTTAAACTTAGCAATGATTTTAAGAATTTACTAGAAGAAATTGGAGATGGTGATTTACAAGGCTTTGAAAATGAATTAAAAAACTACTTAGCCAAAAACAATGAAATTTTGAAAAAAGAAATAGAACCTACTTTCTCTGTAATCTTAGAAAGTATCTTACACAAACTTAACGCAAAAAATCAAAATACAGTAATTGACTTCATCATTGCGCTTTGCAAAGAAGAAAAAGCTTATTCATATAATATTCTCAAAAAACACTTCATCGAGGAAGAAAAAATACACGAATTATTACAAAGTGCAGAATTTGAAAATTTAAAAGCCCATACCATAGAACTAGTTGAACTTGCAAAAAATGGTAAAATAGACCCGGTTATAGGTAGAAAATTTGAGCTAGAAAGAATGATGCAAATTCTAAGTCGACGTAAAAAAAACAATCCTATTTTAGTAGGTGAACCAGGGGTTGGCAAAAGTGCTGTTATTGATGGTTTAGCACTAGCCATAGCAGAAGAAAAAGTACCTAAACACTTAAAAAATTCAAAAATTTATAGTCTTGATATGGCAAGTTTACTTTCAGGAACAAAATACAGGGGAGATTTTGAAAAAAGGTTAAAAGATATCATAAAAGAATTAGAAAATATCCCTAATGCGATTTTGTTTATAGATGAAATTCACACCATAGTAGGAACAGGAGCAAGCAACGAAAGCCATGCTGATATGTCAAATTTACTAAAACCTGCATTAAGCAATGGTAATATCAAATGTATCGGTGCAACTACCTTTATAGAGTACAAAAACACCTTTGACAAAAACAAAGCTCTAAGTCGAAGATTTGCAAAAATTGATATAGATGAACCAAGCGAAGCAGAGTGTTTTCTAATCTTACAAGGTTTAAGAACTAAATATGAAAATTTTCATAAAATCAAAATCAGTGATGAAATTTTACAAACGAGCATAAAATTAGCAAAGCAATTTTTACACGATAAGTTTTTGCCAGATAGTGCTATTGATTTAATCGATGAGCTTGGGGCAAGTTTTGCTTTAGAAGATAAAAAAAGTAAAAAAATAGTAAAAACAAAGGACTTGGAAAACACCTTAGCAAGAATGACGCATTCGCACAAAATTTACGAAAGTGATCAAGGAAAAATTCTAAAAAATCTAGAATCTAATTTAAAGCAAAATATCTTTGGACAAGATGAGGCTATTAAAGCTTTATGTTCTATTTTAAAACAAAGCTATGCAGGATTAAAAGGCAAAAACACCCCAAAAGGCGTATTTTTATTTACCGGTTCAAGCGGAGTGGGTAAGACTAAATTAGCTAAAAATTTAGCACAAATTTTAAATCTTAATCTTGAAAGATTTGATATGAGCGAATACTCGCAAAAACACGATGTAAGCAAGCTCATAGGAACTTCTGCAGGTTATGTGGGTTATGAAGATGGGGGGTTGCTTAGCAATAGCATTAGAAAAAACCCTTTTAGTGTAGTTTTGTTTGATGAGATAGAAAAAGCCCACCCTGATCTAACTAACACCTTTTTGCAAATTTTTGACAATGCAAGCTTAACTGATAATAGTGGCTTAAAAGCTGATTTTAAAAACGCCATTATCATTATGACTTCTAATTTAGGTCTAAAAGAAAACAATGAATTAGGATTTTTAAGTAGCGATAAAGAAAAAAGCAATAAAGCTATAAAAGATTTCTTTGCGCCTGAATTTATCAACCGTATAGATAAAATCATTCATTTTAATGATCTAAATCAAACAATTTTAGAACAAATAGTCCAAAAAGAACTTGATTTAATGGCGCAAAATTTAAATAACACCACAATACAAGCTGATAAAAATGTCAAAGAATTTCTTGCTAAAAAAACCAACAATAAAGAATTTGGAGTAAGGTTGTTAAAACGTATTATCGCGGAAGAATTGGGCGAGAGATTAAGTGATGAAATTTTATTTGGAAGATTAAAAAATGGCGGTGTTTTAAAACTCAAACTTACGAAAAATGAAAAAATCGATTTTGTATTCTGA
- the aat gene encoding leucyl/phenylalanyl-tRNA--protein transferase, whose product MKKSILYSELLKSPDDAPVFISKKLEPNFLPYAYSLGLFPWTSNPVTWWCPSPRMVLYPDEVRIQKSIKKALKSYEIKLDFNFNSLIKHCALRKKTWISQEFIEVYTQLFEQNLAHSVEVYEDDVLIGGLYGLIIGKMFFGESMISLKKDTSKVALIKLCEILKPYDFLIDCQVPNEHLKFMGAKEMIKKDFLKILENKVSLESGFKNFKNLL is encoded by the coding sequence ATGAAAAAATCGATTTTGTATTCTGAGCTTTTAAAAAGCCCTGATGATGCGCCTGTTTTTATTAGCAAAAAACTAGAGCCCAATTTCCTACCCTATGCCTATAGCCTAGGGCTTTTTCCTTGGACTAGCAACCCTGTAACTTGGTGGTGTCCTTCACCTAGAATGGTGCTTTACCCTGATGAAGTTCGCATACAAAAAAGCATCAAAAAAGCTCTAAAAAGTTATGAAATAAAACTTGATTTTAATTTTAACTCACTCATAAAGCACTGTGCTTTGAGAAAAAAAACATGGATAAGTCAAGAATTTATAGAAGTTTACACTCAGCTTTTTGAACAAAACTTAGCCCATAGTGTTGAAGTGTATGAAGATGATGTTTTAATTGGTGGTTTATACGGGCTTATCATAGGTAAAATGTTTTTTGGTGAAAGCATGATTAGCTTAAAAAAAGATACCTCAAAAGTAGCTTTAATAAAGCTTTGTGAAATTTTAAAACCTTATGATTTTTTAATAGACTGCCAGGTACCCAATGAACATTTAAAATTTATGGGTGCAAAAGAAATGATAAAAAAAGATTTTTTAAAAATACTAGAAAACAAAGTTTCACTTGAAAGTGGCTTTAAAAATTTTAAAAATTTACTATAA
- the flgB gene encoding flagellar basal body rod protein FlgB produces the protein MISPFKSKELIVDALAGRNLRSQMISSNLANVDTPFYKARDIEFETALVNRANEIFKKKDKNELELASTNANHQKPWKFPDPNKSTIYLRDGHLARNDANTVDLDVETTEMSKNTMMITALDGVLRRQSNIFSTIIDTSSKLG, from the coding sequence ATGATAAGCCCTTTTAAATCAAAAGAACTTATTGTTGATGCTTTAGCAGGAAGAAACCTAAGAAGTCAAATGATTAGTTCTAACCTTGCAAATGTTGACACTCCTTTTTATAAAGCAAGAGATATAGAATTTGAAACTGCTTTGGTTAATAGAGCAAATGAAATTTTCAAAAAGAAAGATAAAAACGAGCTTGAACTAGCAAGTACAAATGCAAATCATCAAAAACCTTGGAAATTTCCAGATCCTAACAAATCAACTATTTATTTAAGAGATGGACATTTAGCAAGAAATGATGCAAATACAGTAGATCTTGATGTAGAAACTACTGAAATGAGTAAAAATACTATGATGATCACTGCTTTAGATGGTGTTTTAAGAAGACAAAGTAATATTTTTTCAACCATCATAGATACAAGCTCTAAATTAGGCTAG
- the flgC gene encoding flagellar basal body rod protein FlgC, whose protein sequence is MAYLSDFDISGYGLSAQRFRMNVISSNIANANTTRTAEGGPYRRREVIFKATDFNELLNKQIAKDNNFLEYENPLNDPASPKDAKPAIMSVVVDKVVRDDKDFRMKFDPSHPDANEQGYVAFPNINPVIEMADLIEATRAYQANVSAFTSTKTIAQSAIDLLRG, encoded by the coding sequence ATGGCTTATTTAAGTGATTTTGATATTAGCGGATACGGACTTAGTGCACAACGTTTTAGAATGAATGTGATTAGCTCAAACATAGCTAATGCCAATACCACTAGAACAGCTGAGGGCGGTCCATATAGAAGAAGAGAAGTGATTTTTAAAGCAACTGATTTTAATGAATTACTAAACAAGCAAATCGCTAAAGACAATAATTTTTTAGAATATGAAAATCCTTTAAATGATCCAGCTTCTCCAAAAGATGCAAAACCTGCTATAATGAGCGTAGTAGTGGATAAAGTTGTAAGAGATGATAAAGATTTCCGTATGAAATTTGACCCATCTCACCCAGATGCAAATGAACAAGGATATGTTGCTTTTCCAAATATAAACCCAGTGATTGAAATGGCCGATTTAATAGAAGCAACAAGAGCCTATCAAGCAAATGTAAGTGCTTTTACTAGCACAAAAACCATAGCACAAAGTGCGATAGATTTATTAAGAGGTTAA
- the fliE gene encoding flagellar hook-basal body complex protein FliE, which produces MNTINGINQFNNIGNKTNNNNNTNIGDEFSSLLKNSINDLNKTQETAEAAMVDIATGEVKDLHQAAIAISKAESSMKFMLEVRNKAINAYKEISRTQI; this is translated from the coding sequence ATGAACACTATTAATGGTATAAATCAATTTAACAATATTGGAAACAAAACCAACAACAATAATAACACAAATATAGGCGATGAGTTTTCAAGCTTATTGAAAAATTCAATCAACGACCTTAATAAAACCCAAGAAACAGCCGAAGCAGCTATGGTAGATATTGCAACAGGTGAAGTCAAAGACCTACACCAAGCCGCAATAGCTATTAGTAAAGCTGAATCGAGCATGAAATTTATGCTTGAAGTTAGAAATAAGGCTATAAACGCATATAAAGAAATTTCAAGAACTCAAATATAA
- a CDS encoding peptidoglycan D,D-transpeptidase FtsI family protein, translating to MLSNTIRNRVSKVAFAFCMALFFMALFLLSTFFLTSKRHIPNTQKEQYFSALRGNIITSDNFTVTSSRQIYRAEIDLRSLNPNKKELFLTLFQIYSGASDEQMQDIKKRMLSKKKRGYNFILLQNINSKDASYLKELSKKLYTQGFFKSFTNSNGRVETRGLDIIEHKEDRVYMPKDSLTPVIGYTRTYIDEQSEIFKNVGIKGLEKSYDECLSPLQNAKIQGLRDIGGNIILNLHSYEQRKIDGCDLYLNISLKLQKGLEKAIDKRNEDLKANEIIVAIMESNSGKILALASSRRYDPQNRGKDLSVLNASAIEYGYEAGSVIKPFIFTTALMLDKIKVDEIIDTQGGQYKLGRFTIRDDHKKNKMSMEEVITYSSNVGMIKIAQRLSNLEIVSGLRIFRFGEKSGIDLPYEQKGEIPNPKRLREVEKSVLSYGYGLKTTFIQLLAAYNVFNNNGVYITPQIANKIYQDGRWIKLDEEAKKEKILSSKAAKAMQQILINVIEKGTGQKAQTKGIIIGGKTGTARIAERKGYTSNRYNASFFGFANDETHNYTIGVLVRHPTKAYSYYAAQSALPMFKDTVNLMIKESYLKPIENKTTNKASSSN from the coding sequence ATGCTTTCAAACACCATTAGAAATAGAGTTTCAAAGGTAGCTTTTGCTTTTTGTATGGCTCTGTTTTTTATGGCCTTGTTTTTACTTTCTACTTTTTTTCTTACATCAAAACGCCATATACCAAACACTCAAAAAGAACAATACTTTTCCGCTCTTAGAGGTAATATCATCACAAGTGACAATTTCACTGTCACATCAAGTAGACAAATTTATAGAGCCGAAATTGATCTAAGAAGTTTAAATCCCAACAAAAAAGAATTATTTTTAACTCTTTTTCAAATTTATAGCGGTGCAAGCGATGAGCAAATGCAAGACATAAAAAAAAGAATGCTGTCTAAGAAAAAAAGAGGTTATAATTTTATATTATTACAAAATATCAACTCTAAAGATGCAAGTTATTTAAAAGAACTTTCTAAAAAACTTTACACTCAAGGTTTTTTCAAATCCTTTACCAATAGCAATGGCAGGGTTGAAACTAGAGGTCTTGACATCATCGAACACAAAGAAGATCGCGTATATATGCCCAAAGACTCACTAACACCCGTTATTGGTTATACAAGAACTTATATAGATGAACAAAGTGAAATTTTTAAAAATGTAGGCATTAAAGGCTTAGAAAAATCTTACGATGAATGCTTAAGTCCTTTGCAAAATGCAAAAATTCAAGGTTTAAGAGATATAGGTGGCAATATTATCTTAAATTTACATTCTTATGAACAACGCAAAATAGATGGATGTGATTTATATCTTAACATCTCTTTAAAATTACAAAAAGGTTTGGAAAAAGCAATTGATAAGAGAAATGAGGACCTAAAAGCCAATGAAATCATTGTGGCTATCATGGAAAGTAATAGCGGAAAAATTCTAGCACTAGCTAGCTCAAGAAGATATGATCCTCAAAACCGCGGAAAAGATCTTTCTGTACTTAATGCAAGTGCAATAGAATATGGCTACGAAGCTGGATCTGTAATTAAACCTTTTATATTTACCACCGCATTAATGCTAGATAAAATTAAAGTCGATGAAATCATTGACACACAGGGTGGTCAATACAAACTTGGTCGTTTTACCATACGCGATGACCACAAGAAAAATAAAATGAGCATGGAAGAGGTTATCACCTATTCTTCAAACGTTGGTATGATTAAAATCGCACAAAGACTTAGTAATCTTGAAATCGTTTCAGGCCTTAGAATTTTCCGCTTTGGGGAAAAAAGCGGTATTGATCTTCCTTATGAACAAAAAGGAGAAATTCCTAACCCTAAAAGACTAAGAGAGGTTGAAAAGTCTGTTTTAAGCTATGGATATGGACTAAAAACTACTTTTATACAACTTTTAGCTGCTTACAATGTATTTAATAACAACGGTGTTTATATCACCCCGCAAATTGCTAACAAAATTTATCAAGATGGACGCTGGATTAAACTTGATGAAGAAGCTAAAAAAGAAAAAATTCTCTCAAGTAAAGCAGCTAAAGCAATGCAACAAATTTTAATCAACGTAATAGAAAAAGGAACAGGTCAAAAAGCGCAAACTAAAGGTATCATTATAGGTGGTAAAACAGGTACTGCAAGGATTGCTGAAAGAAAAGGTTATACTTCAAATCGCTACAATGCTTCATTCTTTGGTTTTGCAAATGATGAAACGCATAATTACACCATAGGGGTTTTAGTTAGACATCCAACCAAAGCTTATAGTTATTATGCTGCACAAAGCGCATTGCCTATGTTTAAAGATACAGTAAATCTTATGATCAAAGAAAGTTATTTAAAGCCCATAGAAAATAAAACAACAAACAAAGCTAGTTCAAGCAACTAG
- the hemH gene encoding ferrochelatase — MKYVFFLNMGGVNQLDECEIFLKNMFNDPYILGIKNVFLRKFVAYMIRKSRLKAMQQNYEKMGGKSPLTEITQSLCDKLNAKNQAYKFDFISLYVPPFVKDVFAKYDFKSNDEIILFPLYPHHSKTTVTSSLEVVQNELKSVQNQAKIKIIDVFYSDEKYNAMIIKHILEKKKAYDCNVLIFSAHSLPVSVIKKGDLYEKHMQEHVSILREKLKNEFDEVVLSYQSKLGPVKWLEPNTSDILANLDQKALIYPISFCIDCSETIFELGVEYRHLAKSDYELVACPNDSKEFIEFIINCLS; from the coding sequence ATGAAATATGTATTTTTTTTAAATATGGGTGGAGTGAATCAACTAGATGAATGTGAAATTTTTTTAAAAAATATGTTCAATGATCCTTATATCTTAGGGATTAAAAATGTATTTTTAAGAAAATTTGTAGCTTATATGATAAGAAAATCAAGATTAAAAGCAATGCAACAAAATTATGAAAAAATGGGTGGAAAATCTCCTCTTACTGAAATTACACAAAGTCTGTGTGATAAGTTAAATGCTAAAAACCAAGCATATAAGTTTGATTTTATTAGTTTATATGTGCCACCTTTTGTAAAAGATGTTTTTGCAAAATATGACTTTAAAAGCAATGATGAAATTATTTTATTTCCTTTGTATCCACATCATTCCAAAACGACAGTAACTAGTTCTTTAGAGGTGGTGCAAAATGAATTAAAATCTGTACAAAACCAAGCTAAAATCAAGATTATTGATGTTTTTTATAGTGATGAAAAATACAATGCGATGATCATTAAGCATATTTTAGAGAAAAAGAAAGCGTATGATTGTAATGTTTTGATTTTTTCTGCACACTCTTTGCCAGTTTCTGTGATAAAAAAAGGCGACTTGTATGAAAAACACATGCAAGAACATGTGAGTATTTTAAGAGAAAAGCTTAAAAATGAATTTGATGAAGTTGTTTTATCATACCAATCAAAACTAGGTCCTGTAAAATGGCTTGAGCCAAATACTAGCGATATTTTAGCAAATTTAGATCAAAAGGCTTTGATTTATCCTATCTCTTTTTGTATTGATTGTTCTGAAACGATTTTTGAGCTTGGTGTGGAGTATAGGCATCTAGCAAAATCTGATTATGAATTAGTTGCTTGTCCAAACGATAGCAAGGAATTTATAGAGTTTATTATAAATTGTTTATCTTGA
- a CDS encoding Gfo/Idh/MocA family protein codes for MKIGLIGLGKMGKNHLRELERNLRVKEIYLYDPFNEEQFIHPVYKNFDEFLEQKLDGVVIATPTHTHLDIAIKVFSRVKNVLIEKPLALNLDEILILQQKAKEHKVKVGVGFCERFNPAVLTLKEKLLDDEIVSINIQRLSLYPHRINDVGVLSDLGVHDIDLVRFLCQETISKANIHKAYHHHDKLEDEVMISLKLNDILASIHDSWNAKYITRKINVLGKKHTYELDLKNFEVLIDMQKISNLYENSPLYAEHEAFFDLALNGDGKNLASIEDALKVQEILEGVVK; via the coding sequence ATGAAAATAGGTCTAATAGGCCTTGGAAAAATGGGCAAAAACCACTTAAGAGAGCTTGAGCGTAATTTAAGAGTAAAAGAAATTTATCTTTATGATCCTTTTAATGAAGAACAATTTATACACCCTGTGTATAAAAATTTTGACGAATTTTTAGAACAAAAGCTTGATGGGGTTGTGATCGCTACACCTACTCATACACATTTGGATATCGCTATCAAAGTTTTTTCTAGAGTGAAAAATGTTTTAATCGAAAAACCTTTGGCTTTAAATCTTGATGAAATTTTAATTTTACAGCAAAAAGCTAAGGAGCATAAAGTCAAAGTAGGGGTGGGATTTTGTGAAAGATTTAATCCAGCTGTGTTAACTTTAAAAGAAAAGCTTTTAGATGATGAAATTGTGAGTATTAATATCCAGAGATTGTCTTTATATCCGCATAGGATTAATGATGTTGGGGTTTTAAGTGATCTTGGTGTGCATGATATTGATTTGGTGAGATTTTTATGTCAAGAAACAATTTCAAAGGCAAATATTCACAAAGCTTATCATCATCATGATAAATTAGAAGATGAGGTGATGATTAGCTTGAAGTTGAATGATATTTTAGCTAGTATTCATGATAGCTGGAATGCTAAATATATTACTAGAAAGATTAATGTCTTAGGAAAAAAACACACTTATGAGCTAGATTTGAAAAATTTTGAAGTGTTGATTGATATGCAAAAAATTTCTAACTTATATGAAAATTCTCCTTTGTATGCTGAGCATGAAGCTTTTTTTGACCTAGCATTAAATGGAGATGGTAAAAATTTAGCTAGCATTGAAGATGCTTTAAAAGTACAAGAAATTTTAGAAGGCGTTGTAAAATGA